A DNA window from Thermoanaerobaculales bacterium contains the following coding sequences:
- a CDS encoding carboxypeptidase-like regulatory domain-containing protein yields the protein MSKLMLYGLGILLAMACSGRAPKQEAVPTCAVQGVIVDTAGNPVEYGRVYLELDRGDAGQRASVDTPPGEPLPSELGPHEPDRLESSTDADGRFLFTAVEAGLYSLSCGFPERAYLRHRELAPQDTQSVPITVPGVPDVIDLGTFVAESKNDRFVRLYSAYCDTAGTGVVPPIPEGTEPFALTRSRLSDHQWKGWELPAFARSLEVPRNARAVCEWQHVKGTGRYYSSDPISGRWPVEGRRWVFDLAVVMSDGTMVRKSFAGPIPVAVNALGWDEGQLGELNEQVRVWLTAIDARDAANRTGGTNAQ from the coding sequence TTGTCGAAGCTGATGCTGTACGGTCTCGGCATCCTGCTCGCGATGGCCTGCTCGGGCCGAGCGCCGAAGCAGGAGGCGGTGCCAACATGTGCGGTGCAGGGCGTCATCGTAGACACCGCTGGAAACCCGGTCGAGTACGGACGTGTGTACCTCGAGCTCGACCGCGGTGACGCAGGGCAGAGAGCCAGCGTGGACACCCCGCCGGGGGAGCCGCTCCCGTCAGAGCTGGGCCCACACGAGCCCGATCGTCTTGAGTCGAGCACGGACGCCGATGGTCGCTTTCTCTTCACCGCTGTTGAGGCTGGACTCTACTCTCTGAGCTGCGGTTTTCCTGAGAGAGCCTACCTTCGCCACCGCGAGCTGGCGCCACAGGACACTCAGTCCGTGCCGATCACCGTGCCTGGGGTGCCGGACGTGATCGACCTTGGGACGTTCGTGGCTGAGAGCAAAAACGACCGTTTCGTCCGGCTCTACTCAGCGTACTGCGACACGGCCGGGACCGGAGTCGTGCCGCCGATACCCGAGGGTACGGAGCCGTTTGCGCTTACGAGAAGCCGCTTGAGTGACCATCAATGGAAGGGTTGGGAGCTGCCCGCGTTCGCGCGCAGCCTCGAAGTACCACGCAACGCAAGAGCGGTGTGCGAGTGGCAGCACGTGAAGGGCACAGGGCGGTACTACTCCAGCGACCCGATCTCTGGCCGCTGGCCGGTGGAGGGTCGGCGCTGGGTCTTTGACCTGGCCGTCGTCATGTCGGACGGGACGATGGTGCGGAAGTCGTTCGCGGGTCCGATCCCGGTGGCCGTCAACGCGTTAGGGTGGGACGAAGGTCAGCTCGGGGAACTCAACGAGCAAGTGCGGGTGTGGCTGACGGCGATCGATGCCAGGGACGCCGCGAACCGGACCGGCGGCACGAACGCGCAGTAG
- a CDS encoding helix-turn-helix transcriptional regulator, with protein sequence MGDRRSVSSRESLPSRLPRLERRRPRSFTEWRTLRRWRKLPPWEVEVPGYLLREARVSSGLSQQLLADRLGITQQAVSSVERWGSNPTVDLMRRWLAACGHRLELRVVPLTPTSAVDSPYHR encoded by the coding sequence ATGGGCGACCGCAGGTCCGTGAGTTCACGCGAATCCCTGCCGAGCAGGCTGCCCCGGCTGGAGAGGCGCCGTCCCCGGTCGTTCACCGAGTGGCGCACGCTGCGCCGCTGGCGGAAGCTGCCGCCCTGGGAGGTCGAGGTGCCCGGCTACCTGCTGCGCGAGGCGCGGGTCAGCTCGGGTTTGAGCCAGCAGCTCCTCGCAGATCGGCTCGGGATCACCCAACAGGCCGTCTCCAGCGTCGAGCGATGGGGCTCGAACCCGACCGTCGACCTCATGCGGCGCTGGCTCGCGGCCTGCGGGCACCGGCTCGAGCTGCGCGTGGTGCCGCTGACTCCGACGTCGGCGGTCGACTCGCCGTACCACCGTTGA
- a CDS encoding lysophospholipid acyltransferase family protein, which translates to MESRNKRRERRTRPWWWWIYQPYKWLVVGPVLVASTLVAGGTAVALSLVLSPRRVGALCGVQWARFNAGATPMAVEVVGREHLERGRSYVVVANHQSLYDILLVYGWLGIDFRWVMKKELRGVPGLGASCERMGHIFVDRSSPIAASRTLEVARARVAEGASVLFFPEGTRSPDGTLGPFKRGAFRMAIDLGLPVLPMTIIGTRAILPPGSRDLRPGRAQLVIHSPISTDGWSLDRLSELVERTRAAIATPLTAGGEQRPDASRPSAQGVRTS; encoded by the coding sequence ATGGAATCTCGGAATAAGCGCCGTGAACGGCGCACCCGGCCATGGTGGTGGTGGATCTACCAGCCCTACAAGTGGCTCGTCGTCGGGCCGGTGCTGGTGGCCTCCACCCTGGTGGCCGGCGGAACCGCGGTCGCGCTGTCGCTGGTGCTGTCGCCGCGGCGGGTGGGCGCGCTGTGCGGCGTGCAGTGGGCCAGGTTCAACGCCGGGGCCACGCCGATGGCGGTCGAGGTCGTCGGGCGGGAGCACCTCGAGCGCGGCCGCTCCTACGTCGTCGTCGCCAATCACCAGAGCCTGTACGACATCCTGCTCGTCTACGGATGGCTGGGGATCGACTTCAGGTGGGTGATGAAGAAGGAGCTCCGCGGCGTCCCTGGCCTCGGTGCGAGCTGCGAGCGGATGGGCCACATCTTCGTCGACCGGTCGAGCCCGATCGCCGCGTCCCGGACCCTTGAGGTCGCCCGCGCGCGCGTCGCCGAGGGCGCCTCGGTGCTGTTCTTCCCCGAGGGCACGCGCAGCCCCGACGGCACGCTCGGGCCGTTCAAGCGGGGCGCATTCCGGATGGCCATCGATCTCGGGCTGCCGGTCCTGCCGATGACCATCATCGGCACTCGGGCGATCCTCCCACCGGGCAGCCGCGACCTGCGCCCGGGCCGGGCGCAGCTGGTCATCCACTCGCCGATCTCGACCGACGGCTGGTCCCTTGACCGCCTGTCCGAGCTGGTCGAGCGCACGCGAGCGGCGATCGCAACGCCGCTGACCGCCGGCGGGGAGCAGCGGCCCGACGCCTCGCGGCCGTCCGCGCAGGGCGTCCGCACTTCGTGA
- a CDS encoding methyltransferase domain-containing protein yields the protein MGLRQLLPPPVKSVVKRVWLAGRDRLCPVCGRSTRMFLEHGTPPRQGARCPWCQALERHRLVWWYFRSSTDLFDGRPKRVLHLAPERCLELRLKEAIGAGYLTGDLRDPAAMERIDITDIQHPDASFDVIYCSHVLEHVPDDRRAMAELRRVLKPSGWAVLLAPIFGERTVEDPSITDPQERRWRFGHPDHVRIYGLDYVDRLRGAGFTVRHLRPADILTAEEARRIGVETSDAGDIFHCS from the coding sequence ATGGGTCTCCGCCAGCTGCTTCCGCCGCCGGTCAAGTCCGTCGTCAAGCGAGTGTGGCTCGCCGGTCGTGACCGGCTGTGCCCGGTGTGCGGCAGGTCGACGCGGATGTTCCTCGAGCACGGCACGCCGCCACGCCAGGGCGCGCGCTGCCCCTGGTGCCAGGCGCTCGAGCGGCACCGGCTGGTGTGGTGGTACTTCCGGTCCTCGACCGACCTCTTCGACGGTCGGCCGAAGCGCGTCCTCCACCTCGCCCCCGAGCGCTGTCTCGAGCTGCGCCTCAAGGAAGCTATCGGCGCCGGCTACCTGACCGGCGACCTCCGGGACCCGGCGGCAATGGAGCGGATCGACATCACCGACATCCAGCACCCGGACGCGAGCTTCGACGTCATCTACTGCAGCCACGTCCTCGAGCACGTGCCCGACGACCGCCGGGCGATGGCCGAGCTGCGCCGCGTCCTCAAGCCGTCCGGGTGGGCGGTGCTGCTGGCGCCGATCTTCGGTGAGCGGACGGTCGAGGACCCGTCCATCACCGACCCCCAGGAGCGGCGGTGGCGGTTCGGCCACCCGGATCACGTCCGGATCTACGGCCTCGACTACGTCGACCGCCTCCGCGGCGCCGGCTTCACCGTCCGCCACCTGCGACCCGCCGACATCCTCACCGCCGAGGAGGCCCGCCGGATCGGCGTCGAGACATCCGACGCCGGCGACATCTTCCACTGCTCGTAA
- a CDS encoding tyrosine-type recombinase/integrase encodes MKPPITNGFAYDKGARTAYYDLLEDGRAGRRIRRIVRNIGYRAALKKIPEFRQEFADSPRRPPGKGLTLSDYLTEYPGRLGRHAESTRARHREFQQLHILPHLGTLQLDKLTRAVVLSWRNALLDTGLSPSTVNRCVAHLVMLLNEAVDRNEIKARPCGKIRPLAEAAPKTAYLTSEERARFLEAFHDWQGFQRARREALTRRYVLEDLAPGRARRITGMNTDRIRGAFRKYEESRVFFLAALDTGMDRGDLLALRRDDVDFDVGSGLVRCVRGKTRQDTWIPMTEELRTALEGHLVDPRFPAALVFPKLSPIRVERYFAIAIAIAGLDPRFRFKDLRHTFASTLVQAGVDLYTVQKLMAHSTPRMTQRYAHLAPKKFQDAITAMEQFNHPKPEASVGNSVGNPPGTASSTSRRRAVSL; translated from the coding sequence ATGAAGCCACCGATCACGAACGGCTTTGCCTATGACAAGGGGGCACGCACTGCGTACTACGACCTGCTGGAAGACGGCAGAGCAGGCCGGCGCATTCGACGCATCGTGCGCAACATCGGTTACCGGGCTGCGCTCAAGAAGATCCCCGAGTTCCGACAGGAGTTCGCGGACAGCCCCCGCCGACCGCCTGGGAAGGGACTGACGCTCAGCGACTACCTGACCGAGTATCCGGGACGCCTTGGGCGCCATGCCGAGAGCACGCGTGCGCGCCACCGGGAGTTCCAGCAACTCCACATCCTCCCGCATCTCGGAACACTCCAGCTCGACAAGCTGACGCGCGCCGTCGTCCTCAGCTGGCGCAACGCTCTTCTCGATACTGGACTGTCGCCGTCCACGGTCAACAGGTGCGTTGCCCATCTCGTCATGCTCTTGAACGAGGCCGTGGATCGGAACGAGATCAAGGCACGGCCGTGTGGGAAGATTAGGCCGCTTGCTGAGGCAGCCCCCAAGACGGCGTATCTCACCTCCGAGGAGCGCGCCCGCTTCCTGGAGGCATTCCACGACTGGCAGGGGTTCCAGCGGGCTCGGCGCGAGGCCTTGACGCGACGCTACGTCCTGGAGGACCTGGCACCGGGACGTGCGCGCCGTATTACAGGAATGAACACCGACCGGATCCGGGGCGCGTTCAGGAAGTACGAGGAATCGCGTGTCTTCTTCCTCGCGGCGCTCGACACCGGGATGGACCGCGGCGACCTCCTCGCGCTGCGCCGAGATGACGTGGACTTCGATGTCGGCTCGGGCTTGGTGCGATGCGTCCGGGGCAAGACCCGTCAGGACACCTGGATTCCGATGACTGAGGAGCTGCGCACAGCCCTCGAAGGGCACCTCGTCGATCCGCGCTTTCCAGCCGCGTTGGTCTTCCCGAAACTCTCACCCATCCGCGTCGAGCGGTACTTCGCGATCGCCATTGCGATCGCTGGACTCGACCCTCGCTTCCGGTTCAAGGACCTCCGGCACACGTTCGCCTCCACCCTGGTGCAGGCGGGCGTCGATCTGTACACGGTCCAGAAGCTCATGGCCCACTCTACCCCCCGGATGACCCAGCGGTACGCGCACCTCGCGCCCAAGAAGTTCCAGGACGCGATCACCGCGATGGAACAGTTCAACCACCCGAAACCAGAGGCCAGTGTTGGCAATTCCGTTGGCAATCCGCCAGGGACCGCCTCCAGCACCTCCCGCAGGAGGGCTGTAAGCCTCTGA
- a CDS encoding DUF87 domain-containing protein, with amino-acid sequence MTTAEFDALREFVETYRLDLHDQLLARELAALDPERPRATDARVLHSIRQRVAPYQAYHEAYPFVVAPTGTFSGSYILAYQLANRVPIKAGDNDITRHGGIFGSSGCGKTTFTQNVIQQVLDQGKKVFILDPKDDSFHVAVHHPAFLVLSPRARLNLLQVPSALGRDEFLNVFTHVWGAVWYAGENQKQVLDAALVRAFSDHETPCLADVQRIVDAMHSPKLTYQRRDSITGVSNRLARFGRMFPVPVTTRRGITYEQLFQHPLYMNALFNDEHTVFIYTLLVYLLYLHNRRTGIRNRLDYLLVNDEGNRFWNVKQSNIGEAPTLVHLQGMLREFGIGLFHTSIDEASLHPILKSNTYLHVAMNVASGHEESEAVRNLGLTPEQRHYLQKRLTRGHCIIRFGDGWREPILGSFPYKRQEKQLSQAGRRDAEERINQYAPADLAPAVQTDPPADARPATTPPADTPGPTLPLFPAAVPSAEESRLPVKLAAPEERLLRTTTEKLWIATAAYEHAHLSRQAGQTAKDKLVQLGLLRATSILVRPRRGGNGVLLEPTAAAFELLGRPRPHLTKGGDSGQHRWFIQELAARIPDAGVELTLGGKSIDLVLRYDPGKHERLFFSMEEKPARDALIAIEVECSDPLATAVNNVTKNAAVGITLTLVAVLPRHLGSARAGLAQRLPAELRDAYTVVDVFTLLEDPHP; translated from the coding sequence ATGACCACCGCTGAGTTCGACGCGCTCCGCGAGTTTGTAGAGACCTACCGGCTGGACCTCCACGATCAACTCCTGGCGCGGGAACTCGCCGCGCTCGACCCGGAGCGGCCCAGGGCAACCGATGCCCGCGTCCTGCACAGCATTCGGCAACGCGTGGCCCCGTACCAGGCCTACCATGAGGCATACCCGTTCGTCGTGGCACCCACGGGCACGTTCAGCGGCTCCTACATCCTCGCCTACCAGCTCGCAAACCGGGTGCCGATTAAGGCTGGTGACAACGACATCACCCGGCACGGCGGCATCTTCGGCAGCTCGGGCTGCGGCAAAACCACGTTCACGCAGAACGTCATCCAGCAGGTCCTCGATCAGGGGAAGAAGGTCTTCATCCTCGACCCTAAGGATGACTCATTTCACGTCGCCGTTCACCACCCTGCATTCCTGGTGCTCTCGCCTCGCGCAAGACTCAATCTCCTGCAGGTGCCCAGCGCGCTCGGGAGAGACGAGTTCCTGAACGTATTCACGCACGTCTGGGGCGCGGTCTGGTACGCAGGCGAGAATCAGAAACAGGTGCTCGACGCCGCCCTCGTCCGTGCATTCAGTGATCACGAGACGCCGTGCCTCGCCGATGTACAACGCATCGTTGACGCGATGCACTCACCGAAGCTGACGTACCAGCGGCGCGATTCCATTACGGGCGTGAGCAACCGGCTCGCGCGCTTCGGCCGGATGTTCCCGGTTCCGGTCACAACGCGACGCGGCATCACCTACGAGCAGCTCTTCCAGCACCCCCTCTACATGAACGCGCTCTTTAACGATGAGCACACGGTCTTCATCTACACGCTCCTCGTCTACCTCCTGTACCTGCACAACCGCCGCACCGGAATTCGCAATAGGCTGGACTACCTGCTCGTCAACGACGAGGGCAACCGGTTCTGGAATGTCAAACAGAGCAACATCGGCGAGGCTCCCACGCTCGTGCACCTCCAAGGCATGCTCCGGGAGTTCGGCATCGGGCTGTTCCACACGTCCATCGATGAGGCCAGCCTCCACCCCATCCTCAAGAGCAACACCTACCTCCACGTCGCGATGAACGTCGCGAGCGGCCACGAGGAGAGCGAGGCTGTGCGGAACCTCGGCCTCACGCCCGAGCAACGCCACTACCTGCAAAAACGGCTCACGCGCGGCCACTGCATCATCCGGTTCGGGGATGGCTGGCGTGAACCCATCCTGGGTTCTTTTCCATATAAAAGACAAGAGAAGCAGCTCTCACAGGCCGGGCGCAGGGACGCGGAAGAACGGATCAACCAGTACGCACCTGCAGACCTGGCACCCGCAGTCCAGACGGACCCTCCAGCAGACGCACGGCCAGCCACAACGCCACCTGCCGATACCCCTGGCCCCACGCTCCCCCTGTTCCCCGCAGCCGTTCCCTCAGCGGAGGAGTCGCGCCTTCCGGTGAAGCTCGCCGCACCCGAAGAACGCTTGCTCCGCACGACAACGGAGAAGCTCTGGATCGCGACCGCAGCCTACGAGCACGCGCACCTCTCGCGCCAGGCGGGCCAGACCGCGAAAGACAAACTCGTACAGCTCGGCCTGCTTCGCGCAACGAGCATCCTCGTCCGGCCCCGGCGCGGCGGGAACGGCGTGCTCCTCGAGCCGACGGCTGCGGCCTTCGAGCTCCTCGGCAGACCACGGCCGCACTTGACGAAGGGCGGCGACTCGGGGCAACACCGCTGGTTCATTCAGGAACTCGCCGCCCGTATTCCTGACGCTGGCGTGGAACTCACGCTCGGTGGCAAGAGCATCGACCTCGTCCTCCGGTATGACCCGGGGAAGCACGAACGCCTTTTCTTCTCTATGGAAGAAAAGCCAGCTCGAGACGCCCTAATCGCCATTGAGGTCGAGTGCAGCGATCCCCTGGCTACGGCTGTCAACAACGTCACAAAGAACGCTGCGGTCGGCATCACGCTGACACTCGTTGCGGTGCTGCCGCGCCACCTCGGCAGCGCGCGTGCCGGGTTGGCGCAACGCCTCCCGGCGGAGCTGCGCGATGCGTACACCGTGGTTGACGTCTTCACGCTGCTCGAGGATCCCCACCCATGA
- a CDS encoding DegT/DnrJ/EryC1/StrS family aminotransferase, whose product MFASDLAAYARCTDHLDGTGIVATLEREIATITGFPYVLSMSSASTALTAAYDAMALVPGDEVIAPALAAAEAVGPLLRAGCTVVFADIEPDTLTLSPTAVERCLTPRTRAVVAVDVCGHPHDTAAIRDLADRHGIAYLADCAQGFGARRDSRATGYGADGCILSLNGQKDLAAGEGGLLLTAGRVRYERVLCAWQHPARQARELGPDRVNEFPQNGRINPLAAAAAVASLPAVLEGIERRRRRAREFIEALATSDIVEPLTIPETCEPTYPYLIVAWRSNPRPVELLTWLHRAGFPCTLRDLPIQPLHPLAKRQYPHQVRIPAPLVHTAQVRRSCCLEVRWS is encoded by the coding sequence ATGTTCGCGTCTGACCTCGCCGCGTACGCGCGCTGCACCGACCATTTGGACGGCACGGGCATCGTTGCCACGCTCGAGCGCGAGATCGCAACGATTACTGGCTTTCCGTACGTGCTGAGCATGAGCAGCGCGAGCACTGCGCTGACCGCCGCATACGACGCTATGGCGTTGGTCCCAGGCGACGAGGTCATCGCTCCCGCACTCGCTGCCGCGGAAGCGGTGGGACCGCTGCTCCGCGCGGGCTGCACGGTCGTCTTCGCCGACATCGAGCCGGACACGCTCACCCTGAGCCCGACTGCAGTCGAGCGCTGCCTCACCCCACGAACACGAGCGGTCGTCGCGGTCGACGTGTGCGGCCACCCGCACGACACCGCTGCCATCCGCGACCTCGCGGATCGCCACGGCATTGCGTACCTCGCGGACTGCGCGCAAGGGTTCGGCGCCCGCCGTGACAGCCGCGCCACCGGGTACGGGGCTGACGGGTGTATCCTCAGTCTGAACGGGCAGAAGGACCTTGCAGCGGGGGAGGGCGGACTGCTCCTCACCGCCGGCCGCGTGCGCTATGAACGCGTGCTTTGCGCCTGGCAGCATCCCGCCCGCCAGGCGCGCGAGCTCGGCCCTGACCGCGTCAACGAGTTCCCACAGAACGGGAGGATTAACCCGCTCGCCGCGGCAGCAGCCGTAGCCTCACTACCAGCTGTCCTCGAGGGCATCGAGAGACGCAGGCGTCGCGCCCGCGAGTTCATCGAGGCCCTTGCCACGAGCGACATCGTCGAGCCGCTCACCATTCCGGAAACGTGCGAGCCGACCTACCCCTACCTCATCGTGGCCTGGCGCAGCAACCCGAGACCGGTGGAACTACTCACGTGGCTTCACCGCGCCGGCTTTCCCTGCACGTTGCGCGACCTTCCCATCCAGCCACTCCACCCGCTGGCAAAGCGCCAATATCCCCACCAGGTACGAATTCCCGCGCCGCTGGTGCACACCGCGCAGGTACGGCGCTCCTGCTGTCTGGAGGTCCGATGGTCGTAA
- a CDS encoding ATP-binding protein — translation MNPLERLVTALAAKTPLIQLCGRPLHDIEPQNQELVTLRELFRQHLQDLDIVLFTASLGEGVRVVLDGLPPASARAATEVLRRHNLTSHASLTTTIPSIVALLSDAPRATTRFVVLVLHAERCVGRVHDPALLPEEQLRMRELIVGIGTALPPRRYGNALILAADRGTLDPAIERAAVLITLPFPDATEKERMFAVAAARYPQAAFADNLTLEGAARLTAGTPHLDTEAALRHAHCTQRPISAAELFTVKQEAVHRHSEGVLHLAALRRQRLVGAYLEPARQELTLLCAGLARGDPDTEAMVVVHGPPGVGKTCLVQTVAAAAGIPVYELRSIEDKYVGESQRKSTNFHQLRMQPEYVPNLILADELNHITTHRDAHDGGVSQALCNDWLTSTADPNCRGRSLIAATTNVPHRLPAAFQSRCSFIPVFAPSHDDLATIIAHLCQEAGFNPIAASDLSEAAGMLYSKGASPRDVARMVRRLRRRHGTATSKDILAAADDVLVSDTAWQATVYCDYRSLQTMTGKAAFPWRDRAAMPAHLAAVIDEHGTIDYEHVRARLQELGDVRV, via the coding sequence ATGAACCCACTCGAACGGCTCGTGACAGCGCTCGCGGCGAAGACGCCGCTCATCCAGCTCTGCGGAAGGCCACTGCACGACATCGAGCCCCAGAACCAGGAACTTGTGACGCTCCGCGAACTCTTCCGACAGCACCTCCAGGACCTCGATATCGTGCTCTTCACTGCCAGCCTCGGCGAAGGCGTCCGGGTTGTGCTCGATGGCCTCCCACCAGCCTCTGCGCGTGCCGCGACCGAGGTCCTGCGACGCCACAACCTCACCAGTCACGCTAGCCTCACCACCACGATCCCCAGCATCGTCGCGCTCCTCTCCGACGCGCCACGCGCCACGACCCGGTTCGTGGTCCTCGTGCTCCACGCCGAGCGTTGCGTCGGCCGCGTGCATGACCCCGCGCTCCTCCCGGAGGAGCAGCTCCGGATGCGCGAACTCATCGTTGGGATCGGCACCGCACTTCCGCCCCGCCGGTATGGAAACGCGCTCATCCTCGCTGCAGATCGTGGCACGCTCGACCCGGCCATCGAACGCGCGGCAGTCTTGATCACGCTGCCGTTTCCGGACGCGACTGAGAAGGAGCGCATGTTCGCCGTGGCAGCCGCCCGGTATCCACAAGCAGCATTCGCAGACAACCTTACGCTCGAAGGTGCGGCACGCCTCACCGCAGGAACGCCGCACCTTGACACCGAGGCCGCACTGCGCCACGCGCACTGCACCCAACGGCCAATCAGCGCAGCCGAGCTCTTCACCGTGAAGCAAGAGGCGGTGCACAGGCACTCCGAGGGCGTCCTCCACCTCGCAGCACTCCGGCGCCAGCGGCTCGTCGGCGCCTACCTCGAACCTGCACGGCAAGAACTCACGCTCTTGTGCGCAGGCCTCGCCCGGGGCGATCCCGATACCGAGGCCATGGTTGTGGTGCACGGCCCGCCCGGCGTTGGCAAGACCTGCTTGGTTCAGACGGTCGCTGCAGCCGCGGGCATCCCGGTGTACGAACTGCGCAGCATCGAAGACAAATACGTCGGAGAATCACAACGCAAGAGCACGAACTTCCACCAGCTGCGCATGCAACCAGAATACGTGCCCAATCTGATCCTGGCGGACGAACTCAACCACATCACCACGCACCGCGACGCCCACGATGGGGGCGTCAGCCAAGCGCTCTGCAATGACTGGCTGACCTCGACCGCAGACCCGAACTGCCGGGGCCGGTCCCTGATTGCGGCCACGACCAACGTGCCGCACCGATTACCGGCAGCCTTCCAGTCGCGGTGTTCCTTCATCCCTGTCTTCGCGCCCTCACACGACGATCTCGCAACGATCATCGCGCACCTCTGCCAGGAGGCCGGCTTCAATCCGATAGCAGCAAGCGACCTCAGCGAGGCCGCGGGCATGCTGTACAGCAAGGGGGCCAGCCCGCGCGACGTGGCGCGCATGGTCCGCCGCCTCCGGCGCCGCCACGGCACGGCAACGAGTAAGGACATCCTAGCGGCCGCCGATGACGTGCTGGTGTCCGACACGGCGTGGCAGGCCACGGTCTACTGCGACTACCGGAGCTTGCAGACGATGACCGGCAAGGCCGCATTCCCGTGGCGTGACCGCGCAGCCATGCCTGCCCACTTGGCGGCAGTCATCGACGAGCACGGCACGATCGACTACGAGCACGTGCGGGCCCGCCTCCAGGAGCTCGGGGATGTTCGCGTCTGA